One window of the Labilibaculum sp. genome contains the following:
- a CDS encoding bifunctional aconitate hydratase 2/2-methylisocitrate dehydratase, whose protein sequence is MIDAYLKHEAARATKGIPALPLNAEQTAELCKLLQNPIEGKEDFLLYLFKERIAPGVDDSTKVKAEFLGQLLKGKLSSPIITKSEAIQILGTMMGGYNVTVLVEALKDKSLAEEAAEALKGIILVYDSFQTIADLANNNAAAKSVLESWANAEWFTKRSKLPEEIKLKVYKVEGEINTDDFSPASQAFTRPDIPLHALAMGAGRFEDGIEIIAGWRKEGHKVAFVGDVVGTGSSRKSAANSLLWHIGEDIPAVPNKRTAGVVIGGAIAPIFYNTTQDSGGLPIITDVSKLSTGDEIVINNVKGEIIRDGKVICTYTLAPDTLSDEYRAGGRIPLIIGKALTEKSRELLGMPAADIFAVANNPKPKANQGYTMAQKIVGKACGVKGVLPGASCAPKMTTVGSQDTTGPMTRDEIKELACLSFEAPMFMQSFCHTAAYPKATDVTMHKSLPKFISERKGVPLKQGDGVIHSWLNRLLIPDTVGTGGDSHTRFPLGISFPAGSGLVAFAGALGFMPLDMPESVLIKFKGSLNPGITLRDVVNAIPYFAIQNGQLTVPKKNKINIFNGKIIEMEGLEDITVEQAFELTDATAERSAAAGCIKLSEARVIEYVKSNVALMESMIKMGYDDAQTIQNRIDACNEWLANPVLIARDENAEYAATIEIDLSEIHEPILCCPNDPDDVKLLSDVQNTEIQDVFIGSCMTNIGHFRACERVWKGHTPSDKVRTYIAPPTRMDQAVLKEEATFATFSQLGVRVETPGCSLCMGNQLRVPDNANVYSTSTRNFNNRMGTGAQVYLGSAELGAVVSVLGKLPTPAEYMEIYKEKIQSNEKEVYKYMQFDEMDMEDALYQRRDL, encoded by the coding sequence ATGATTGACGCATATTTAAAACACGAAGCAGCCCGCGCTACCAAAGGTATCCCGGCCTTGCCATTAAATGCAGAACAGACTGCTGAACTTTGCAAATTACTGCAAAATCCTATCGAAGGAAAAGAAGACTTTCTTTTGTATTTATTTAAAGAAAGAATCGCTCCCGGAGTTGATGATTCAACCAAAGTAAAAGCAGAGTTTCTTGGACAACTTTTAAAAGGCAAATTGAGTTCACCAATCATCACAAAATCTGAAGCAATTCAAATTTTAGGCACTATGATGGGTGGTTACAATGTAACCGTATTGGTTGAGGCATTAAAAGATAAATCGTTAGCTGAAGAAGCTGCCGAAGCTCTTAAAGGCATAATTCTGGTATATGATTCGTTCCAAACTATAGCCGATCTTGCAAACAACAATGCAGCAGCTAAAAGTGTACTTGAATCCTGGGCAAATGCTGAGTGGTTTACCAAACGTTCTAAACTGCCGGAAGAAATTAAATTGAAAGTTTACAAGGTAGAAGGTGAAATCAATACTGATGATTTTTCTCCTGCATCTCAGGCGTTTACCCGTCCGGATATTCCATTGCACGCTTTAGCTATGGGAGCTGGGCGTTTCGAAGATGGTATTGAAATTATTGCCGGCTGGAGAAAAGAAGGTCACAAAGTTGCTTTCGTTGGTGATGTTGTGGGAACCGGTTCATCCCGCAAATCTGCTGCCAACTCATTGCTATGGCACATTGGAGAAGACATTCCTGCAGTACCAAACAAACGTACTGCCGGCGTGGTAATCGGCGGTGCAATTGCTCCAATTTTCTACAACACAACACAAGATTCCGGCGGATTACCAATCATTACTGATGTTTCTAAACTTAGTACAGGTGATGAAATTGTAATAAACAATGTTAAAGGTGAAATTATCCGCGATGGTAAAGTCATTTGTACTTATACTTTAGCTCCTGATACTTTATCAGATGAGTACCGTGCGGGTGGCCGTATCCCTTTAATTATTGGAAAAGCATTAACTGAAAAATCGCGTGAGTTATTAGGAATGCCTGCTGCTGATATTTTCGCTGTTGCCAATAACCCAAAGCCTAAGGCTAATCAGGGCTATACTATGGCTCAAAAAATAGTAGGTAAAGCATGTGGTGTTAAGGGCGTATTGCCAGGAGCTTCCTGCGCACCAAAAATGACTACCGTTGGCTCTCAGGATACAACCGGTCCAATGACCAGAGATGAAATCAAAGAATTGGCATGTTTAAGTTTTGAAGCGCCTATGTTTATGCAGTCTTTCTGTCATACAGCAGCTTATCCTAAAGCAACTGACGTGACAATGCACAAAAGCTTACCTAAGTTCATTTCAGAACGTAAAGGTGTGCCTTTGAAGCAAGGTGATGGTGTTATTCACTCTTGGTTGAACCGTCTTTTGATACCTGATACTGTTGGTACTGGTGGTGATTCACACACACGTTTTCCATTGGGTATTTCTTTTCCTGCAGGTTCAGGTTTGGTTGCTTTTGCAGGAGCTTTAGGTTTTATGCCTTTAGATATGCCTGAATCTGTTTTAATCAAATTTAAGGGAAGCTTAAACCCAGGCATCACTTTGCGTGATGTGGTAAATGCAATTCCTTATTTTGCAATTCAAAACGGACAATTAACAGTACCTAAGAAGAACAAAATCAATATATTCAACGGTAAAATCATCGAAATGGAAGGTCTTGAAGACATTACTGTTGAGCAGGCATTCGAATTGACTGATGCAACTGCTGAGCGTTCTGCTGCGGCTGGATGTATCAAGTTATCCGAAGCTCGTGTTATTGAGTATGTGAAGTCGAATGTAGCCTTGATGGAATCCATGATTAAAATGGGCTACGATGATGCTCAAACTATTCAAAACCGTATTGATGCATGTAACGAGTGGTTGGCGAATCCTGTATTGATCGCAAGAGATGAAAATGCAGAATATGCAGCGACTATCGAAATTGATCTTTCTGAAATTCACGAACCTATTCTTTGTTGTCCTAACGATCCGGATGATGTAAAATTACTTTCTGATGTTCAGAACACTGAAATCCAGGATGTATTCATTGGTTCCTGTATGACTAACATTGGTCACTTCCGTGCTTGTGAAAGAGTTTGGAAAGGACATACACCAAGCGATAAAGTGAGAACCTATATTGCTCCTCCAACCCGTATGGATCAGGCTGTATTGAAAGAAGAAGCAACTTTTGCAACCTTCTCTCAGTTAGGAGTTCGTGTTGAAACCCCTGGATGTTCATTGTGTATGGGGAACCAACTACGTGTTCCGGATAACGCAAATGTTTATTCAACTTCAACCCGTAACTTCAACAACCGCATGGGAACGGGTGCACAGGTTTATTTGGGTTCTGCCGAACTTGGCGCTGTTGTTTCAGTTTTAGGTAAACTACCTACTCCTGCTGAGTATATGGAAATTTACAAAGAAAAGATTCAATCTAACGAAAAAGAAGTTTACAAATACATGCAGTTCGACGAAATGGATATGGAGGATGCTCTTTATCAAAGAAGAGATCTGTAA
- the gap gene encoding type I glyceraldehyde-3-phosphate dehydrogenase — protein sequence MSKIKIGINGFGRIGRFVFRQAVAQGNIEVVAINDLIDVDYMAYMLKYDSTHGRFNGDVEVKNGMLVVNGTTVRVSAERNPADINWGAVGAEYVVESTGLFLTKESAQGHIDAGAKKVVMSAPSKDDTPMFVMGVNNKEYSNDMTFVSNASCTTNCLAPVAKVLNDKFGIIEGLMTTVHATTATQKTVDGPSAKDWRGGRGAGQNIIPSSTGAAKAVGVVIPALNGKLTGMSFRVPTPDVSVVDLTVRLEKETTYAAICAAMKEASEGELAGVLGYTEDAVVSNDFIGDTRTSIFDATAGIQLSPTFVKVVSWYDNEMGYSTKVCELIQYMDSVK from the coding sequence ATGTCAAAGATTAAAATTGGTATCAACGGATTTGGACGTATCGGACGTTTCGTATTCCGTCAGGCAGTTGCACAAGGCAATATCGAAGTTGTTGCAATTAACGACCTTATTGATGTAGATTACATGGCTTACATGTTAAAATATGATTCTACTCATGGAAGATTCAACGGTGATGTTGAAGTAAAAAATGGTATGTTAGTAGTAAACGGAACAACTGTTCGTGTATCTGCTGAAAGAAATCCTGCTGATATTAACTGGGGTGCCGTAGGTGCTGAATATGTTGTTGAGTCAACTGGTCTTTTCTTAACAAAAGAATCAGCTCAAGGTCACATCGATGCAGGTGCTAAGAAAGTTGTAATGTCTGCTCCTTCTAAGGATGATACACCAATGTTCGTTATGGGTGTAAACAACAAAGAATACTCTAACGATATGACTTTCGTTTCTAATGCTTCTTGTACAACCAACTGTTTAGCTCCTGTAGCTAAAGTATTGAATGACAAGTTTGGAATTATCGAAGGTTTAATGACAACTGTTCACGCTACTACTGCAACTCAAAAAACTGTTGATGGTCCTTCTGCAAAAGACTGGAGAGGTGGACGTGGAGCCGGACAAAATATTATCCCTTCATCTACCGGAGCTGCTAAAGCTGTAGGTGTTGTGATTCCTGCTTTGAATGGTAAATTAACTGGTATGTCTTTCCGTGTTCCTACACCAGATGTATCTGTAGTTGATTTAACTGTTCGTTTGGAAAAAGAAACCACTTACGCTGCTATTTGTGCTGCAATGAAGGAAGCTTCTGAAGGCGAATTAGCTGGTGTTCTTGGCTATACTGAAGATGCTGTTGTATCTAACGACTTTATTGGCGATACAAGAACTTCTATCTTCGACGCAACAGCAGGTATTCAATTGTCTCCTACATTCGTGAAAGTTGTTTCATGGTATGACAATGAAATGGGATATTCTACTAAAGTATGTGAATTGATTCAATACATGGATTCTGTAAAGTAA